In Pseudomonas putida, a genomic segment contains:
- a CDS encoding SRPBCC domain-containing protein produces the protein MNAILWPEGFVPGFTDNFASNEVIVAGLSAAQVWPLLSFAERWPGYYANSANVRFYDGAGPELKAGTRFYFETFGFPVEAQCTEYQAPAAGEPGRIAWHGWAGEGETRLDVHHAWLVEDMPGGRVRILTQETQNGNPAKELARTKPNPMINGHQAWLDGLVEAAAKGA, from the coding sequence ATGAACGCAATCCTCTGGCCGGAAGGCTTCGTACCCGGCTTTACCGACAATTTCGCTTCCAATGAAGTCATCGTCGCCGGGTTGTCGGCTGCCCAGGTTTGGCCGTTGCTTAGTTTCGCCGAGCGCTGGCCGGGCTACTATGCCAACTCGGCGAACGTGCGCTTCTACGATGGCGCTGGCCCGGAACTCAAGGCCGGCACCCGTTTCTACTTCGAGACCTTCGGTTTCCCGGTCGAGGCGCAGTGCACCGAGTACCAGGCGCCTGCCGCCGGCGAGCCGGGCCGCATCGCCTGGCATGGCTGGGCAGGTGAGGGCGAGACACGCCTGGATGTGCACCATGCCTGGCTGGTCGAGGATATGCCCGGCGGGCGTGTGCGCATCCTCACCCAGGAAACTCAGAACGGGAACCCCGCCAAGGAATTGGCTCGGACCAAGCCCAATCCGATGATCAACGGCCATCAGGCGTGGCTGGACGGCTTGGTCGAAGCCGCTGCGAAAGGGGCTTGA
- a CDS encoding LysR family transcriptional regulator, with protein MKSDIRTLDLNLLKTLDALLDERSVTRAAARLALTQPAVSGMLNRLREHFDDPLFVRAQRGIVPTLRAEQLAVPVKQLLADVATMLQPEAFDPATATSTVRLAATDYALSAVVIPFLRALRPQAPNMRVTVQPIDDQALPGQLERGDVDLALLTPQTLTPDLHAVPLFEEHYVCAMRSDHPDAQGERLSLERFCALDHALVSSTGNAFHGVTDEALARVGRSRRVTVSITSFLALPDILLGSDLIAVIPRRLAQLQPGLRICQPPLDIPGFSKTLAWHERTHRDPGQRWVRALLRDTCQALA; from the coding sequence ATGAAATCTGATATCAGGACACTCGACCTCAACCTGCTCAAGACCCTCGACGCATTGCTCGATGAGCGCAGCGTGACCCGCGCCGCCGCACGTCTGGCACTCACCCAGCCGGCGGTGAGCGGGATGCTCAACCGGCTGCGTGAACACTTCGACGACCCACTGTTCGTGCGGGCGCAACGCGGCATCGTGCCCACCTTGCGCGCCGAGCAACTGGCCGTGCCGGTCAAGCAATTGCTGGCCGACGTGGCAACGATGCTGCAACCCGAAGCCTTCGACCCGGCCACGGCCACGTCGACCGTGCGCCTGGCCGCCACCGATTACGCCTTGAGTGCAGTGGTGATACCGTTCTTGCGAGCGCTGCGCCCGCAGGCGCCGAACATGCGCGTCACAGTGCAGCCGATCGACGATCAGGCGTTGCCTGGCCAACTTGAACGCGGCGATGTCGACCTGGCGCTGCTCACGCCACAGACCCTCACCCCCGATCTGCATGCGGTGCCGCTGTTCGAGGAGCACTATGTCTGCGCGATGCGCTCCGACCACCCCGATGCGCAAGGCGAACGCCTGAGTCTCGAACGGTTTTGCGCGTTGGATCATGCCTTGGTCTCCTCGACCGGCAATGCCTTCCATGGCGTTACCGACGAGGCCCTGGCACGTGTGGGAAGAAGTCGCCGGGTCACGGTCTCGATCACCAGCTTCCTGGCCTTGCCCGATATTCTCCTGGGCAGCGACCTGATCGCCGTGATTCCCAGGCGGCTCGCCCAGCTTCAGCCGGGCTTGCGCATCTGCCAGCCGCCCCTGGACATCCCCGGCTTCAGCAAGACCCTCGCCTGGCATGAGCGCACCCACCGCGACCCAGGCCAGCGTTGGGTCCGCGCCCTGCTGCGCGATACCTGCCAAGCGCTTGCCTGA
- a CDS encoding MFS transporter: MTNNHKISLEDAPLNSFHKKLAIYSSGAPFLDGYILSIIGVVLLQLSQALQLSALEEGMVAAASLIGMFFGGFVGGLFTDKLGRKTLYVLVLVALAVFSLGQFWVTSAAALIGLRFLLGVAIGADHPLATSLLAEFLPKKQRGSLLASLVMMWFVGAAAAYVAGEFILRTMGPEAWRWALASAVVPAVLFLVMRAGTPESARWLLSKGRTAEADQVIKRVYGDKFSIADLPEPVSERRVSVWQLFHSHYGKRIFFVSIFWTCSIIPQFAIYAFAPKILAAMGLTGDLAAWGAVAITIIFVLGCLLGVKLINPLGRRRMLIHSFLWSGLALLLLGLYPDGAGFVTLALFGSYALFIGGAQVLQYVYPNELFPTQVRGTAVGLATSLSRIGAAVGTYLVPMSLSSIGIANTMIVAFGISMVGLFFTWQMAPETRSLDLAAASAA, translated from the coding sequence GTGACCAATAATCATAAGATTTCATTAGAAGACGCGCCGCTTAACAGTTTCCATAAAAAGTTGGCGATCTATTCATCGGGTGCACCGTTTCTCGATGGATATATCCTCAGCATCATCGGTGTCGTTCTGCTTCAACTCAGCCAGGCCTTGCAACTTAGCGCCCTCGAAGAAGGCATGGTGGCCGCCGCTTCGTTGATTGGCATGTTCTTCGGCGGCTTCGTCGGCGGTCTGTTCACCGACAAGCTCGGGCGCAAGACCTTGTACGTGCTGGTGCTGGTCGCCCTGGCGGTATTTTCCCTCGGCCAGTTCTGGGTCACCTCTGCGGCAGCGTTGATCGGGCTGCGCTTTTTGCTGGGCGTCGCGATCGGCGCCGACCATCCGCTGGCCACTTCGCTACTGGCCGAATTCCTGCCCAAGAAACAACGCGGCTCGCTCCTCGCCAGCCTGGTGATGATGTGGTTCGTCGGTGCTGCGGCGGCCTACGTCGCCGGTGAGTTCATCCTGCGGACCATGGGCCCGGAAGCCTGGCGCTGGGCGCTGGCCAGTGCGGTTGTGCCGGCAGTGTTGTTCCTGGTGATGCGCGCCGGTACCCCGGAGTCGGCACGCTGGCTGCTGAGCAAAGGCCGCACCGCCGAAGCTGACCAGGTGATCAAGCGGGTCTATGGTGACAAGTTCTCCATCGCTGACCTGCCTGAGCCGGTGTCCGAGCGCCGCGTGTCGGTGTGGCAATTGTTCCACTCGCACTATGGCAAGCGCATCTTCTTCGTCAGCATTTTCTGGACGTGTTCGATCATTCCCCAGTTCGCCATCTATGCCTTCGCGCCGAAAATCCTCGCCGCGATGGGGCTGACAGGGGACCTGGCGGCCTGGGGCGCGGTGGCGATCACCATCATCTTCGTGCTCGGCTGCCTGCTCGGGGTGAAACTGATCAACCCTCTGGGCCGCCGGCGCATGCTCATCCACAGTTTCCTCTGGTCCGGCCTGGCCTTGCTCCTGCTGGGTCTGTATCCCGATGGTGCGGGCTTCGTGACCCTGGCGCTGTTCGGCAGCTACGCGCTGTTCATCGGCGGGGCGCAGGTGCTGCAGTACGTCTATCCGAACGAGCTGTTCCCAACGCAAGTGCGCGGCACGGCCGTAGGCCTGGCCACCTCGTTGTCGCGCATCGGTGCGGCGGTCGGTACCTACCTGGTGCCGATGTCGCTGTCGTCGATCGGCATTGCCAACACCATGATCGTTGCCTTCGGTATCTCGATGGTAGGCCTGTTCTTCACCTGGCAGATGGCACCGGAAACCCGTTCGCTCGACCTGGCGGCGGCGAGCGCCGCCTGA
- a CDS encoding aldehyde dehydrogenase family protein: protein MTIATKSSFVDGVFVPLDSGADILENRNPSNPGEVIERFVRADQTLTEQAIAAARRAQPEWAHSNPQRRADALDFIGSEILARREELATLLAREEGKIVREALGEVDRAGRSFKFYAQEALRAEGEKYQSVRQDVGIDVFSQPLGVVGIIAPWNFPIAIPAWKIAPALCFGNCVVFKPAELVPSSAWALAEIISRAGLPDGVFNMLIGPGRSVGDTIIRSPQVDGISFTGSEHTGRQIARLAAEGMKKVQLEMGGKNPLVVLDDADLEQAVDVALNGSFYSTGQRCTASSRVIVTEGIHDAFVTRLTERTQALKVGDALQASTDIGPVVDARQLEQNLSYVASGVEQGARLVWGGERIENPAGAYLFTPALFTEVTAQMRIYREEIFGPVLSVLKVRDYEEAFAAAEDTQFGLSAGIVTTSLRHAEHFKRNSSAGMVMVNLPTAGVDYHVPFGGNGASSLGSREQGTHARQFFTRVKTTYQLA, encoded by the coding sequence ATGACCATCGCCACCAAGAGCAGCTTCGTCGACGGCGTCTTCGTCCCCCTGGACAGCGGCGCCGACATCCTCGAGAACCGCAATCCGTCCAATCCCGGCGAGGTGATCGAGCGTTTCGTGCGCGCCGACCAGACCCTGACCGAACAGGCCATTGCCGCCGCCCGCAGGGCCCAGCCTGAATGGGCGCACAGCAACCCGCAGCGGCGTGCCGATGCACTGGACTTCATCGGTAGCGAGATCCTTGCCCGCCGTGAAGAACTGGCGACCTTGCTGGCGCGCGAGGAAGGCAAGATCGTCCGCGAAGCCCTTGGCGAGGTTGACCGCGCCGGTCGCTCGTTCAAGTTCTACGCCCAGGAAGCGCTGCGCGCCGAAGGCGAAAAATATCAATCGGTGCGCCAGGACGTTGGCATCGATGTATTCAGCCAGCCATTGGGCGTGGTCGGCATCATCGCGCCGTGGAACTTCCCGATTGCCATCCCGGCCTGGAAGATCGCCCCGGCGCTGTGCTTCGGCAACTGCGTGGTGTTCAAGCCTGCCGAACTGGTGCCGTCTTCGGCCTGGGCCCTGGCCGAGATCATCTCGCGAGCCGGCCTGCCGGACGGTGTGTTCAACATGCTGATCGGCCCGGGCCGCAGCGTAGGCGACACGATCATCCGCTCGCCGCAGGTCGATGGCATCAGTTTCACCGGGTCCGAACATACAGGCCGGCAGATCGCCAGGCTGGCCGCCGAAGGCATGAAGAAAGTCCAGCTGGAAATGGGCGGCAAGAACCCGCTGGTGGTGCTGGACGATGCCGATCTGGAGCAAGCGGTCGACGTGGCGCTCAACGGCTCGTTCTACAGCACCGGCCAGCGTTGCACCGCCAGTTCGCGGGTCATCGTCACCGAAGGCATTCATGACGCCTTCGTCACGCGTCTGACCGAGCGTACCCAGGCGCTAAAGGTGGGCGATGCGTTGCAGGCCAGCACCGACATCGGCCCGGTGGTCGACGCTCGCCAGCTGGAGCAGAACCTTTCGTACGTGGCCAGTGGCGTCGAGCAGGGCGCCCGACTGGTATGGGGTGGCGAGCGTATCGAGAACCCGGCAGGTGCCTATCTTTTCACCCCGGCGCTGTTCACCGAGGTGACTGCGCAGATGCGTATCTACCGCGAGGAAATCTTCGGGCCGGTGCTCAGCGTGCTCAAGGTGCGTGACTATGAAGAGGCTTTCGCCGCTGCCGAGGACACTCAGTTTGGTTTGTCGGCGGGTATCGTCACGACTTCGCTGCGACATGCAGAGCACTTCAAGCGCAATAGCTCGGCGGGGATGGTGATGGTCAACCTGCCCACCGCGGGTGTCGACTACCACGTGCCGTTCGGTGGCAATGGAGCATCCAGTTTGGGCTCGCGTGAGCAAGGCACTCATGCGCGTCAGTTTTTTACTCGCGTCAAAACCACCTACCAACTGGCCTGA
- a CDS encoding NAD(P)-dependent oxidoreductase: protein MTEHIVFLDDDGLAASTRLKRPDCEHTWQQFAYTHPDQVLEHLRDATVALTCSVPLREEHLRQLPKLKMISLALTGRDIVDVDYCDAHGIEVSSVPGYAANTVAEHSMAMMLELFRRPVAFSRLMRKVQAGQAEYKNIYFDHRIRDVRGKQMAIIGSGPIALRLAELARAFGMDVLFEDRGGKRRGADCRPLASLLKSCDVLSINAPLTPETYDLVGAEQLALMKPDALVINTGRGGIVNEAALIDALRNDRLGGVALDVVEVEPLHPSNPLFQLIDRDDFILNPHIAWSSEDAMQQLMDRAVDNITDYVARNTEKRIRSA from the coding sequence ATGACCGAACATATCGTTTTTCTCGACGACGACGGGCTTGCCGCCTCGACGCGCCTCAAGCGTCCCGACTGCGAACATACCTGGCAGCAGTTTGCCTACACCCACCCCGACCAGGTGCTCGAGCACCTGCGCGATGCCACCGTGGCCTTGACCTGCAGCGTGCCCCTGCGCGAGGAACACCTGCGCCAGTTGCCCAAGCTGAAGATGATCTCGTTGGCGTTGACCGGGCGTGACATCGTCGATGTCGACTACTGCGATGCCCATGGCATCGAAGTCTCCAGCGTGCCGGGCTACGCCGCCAATACCGTGGCCGAGCACAGCATGGCGATGATGCTCGAGCTGTTCCGTCGCCCAGTGGCGTTCAGCCGCCTGATGCGCAAGGTGCAGGCTGGGCAGGCCGAGTACAAGAACATCTATTTCGACCACCGCATCCGCGATGTGCGTGGCAAGCAGATGGCGATCATCGGTAGCGGGCCGATTGCCCTGCGCCTGGCGGAACTGGCCCGTGCTTTCGGCATGGACGTGCTGTTCGAGGACCGTGGTGGCAAGCGCCGAGGCGCCGATTGCCGCCCCTTGGCCAGCCTGCTCAAGAGCTGTGACGTGCTGTCGATCAATGCGCCGCTGACCCCGGAAACCTACGACCTGGTCGGCGCCGAGCAGCTGGCGCTGATGAAGCCCGATGCCCTGGTGATCAACACCGGGCGTGGCGGCATCGTCAACGAGGCGGCGCTGATCGATGCCTTGCGCAACGACCGCCTTGGCGGTGTGGCGCTGGACGTGGTCGAAGTCGAGCCGTTGCACCCGAGCAACCCGCTGTTCCAGCTCATCGACCGCGACGATTTCATCCTCAATCCACACATTGCCTGGAGCAGCGAGGATGCCATGCAGCAATTGATGGATCGCGCCGTCGACAACATCACCGATTACGTTGCACGCAACACTGAAAAAAGGATTCGCAGCGCATGA
- a CDS encoding NAD(P)/FAD-dependent oxidoreductase, with protein MYRGFWYAQALDLDSDLAPALQDSIQADVCIVGGGFLGLWSAIRLKQAHPEKTIVIVERDRCGSGASGRNGGIATNWWGKYLSVRTICGDVEARRICEAAESAIDEIGSFCQEHGIDAQYRKDGWLWTATNQRQMNSWRVLTDGLQKLDVNPFQEMDRETIRGRVGSPLVLGGIYDPNAATVQPAMLARGLRRVALKLGVRIFEKSPFTHLVRGKHPVVHTAQGHVKANHVVLALNAWGAQFPELRRMIAIMSSDMVATAPVKAKLDAIGFSRGECMTDSRTVLNYWRNTPDGRVVFGKPLGQFAYAGRIGNLYEKPSPAADKVAAELRRLYPQLEDVPVVSSWTGPIDRAMKGLPNFGYLDHHQTVSYGIGFSGNGVATTVFASRIIKSLATHANDEWANCGLVNQKMKLLPPEPFRFFGAHMVRDALVRKESLEDHDEDAGFITRQLVGMAPAGYVPAQKK; from the coding sequence ATGTACCGTGGATTCTGGTATGCCCAGGCACTCGACCTGGATAGCGATCTCGCCCCTGCCTTGCAGGACTCGATTCAAGCGGACGTCTGCATCGTCGGTGGCGGTTTTCTCGGTTTGTGGTCGGCCATCCGCCTGAAGCAGGCACACCCGGAAAAAACCATCGTCATCGTCGAACGTGACCGCTGCGGTTCCGGTGCCAGTGGCCGCAACGGCGGCATCGCCACCAACTGGTGGGGCAAGTACCTGTCGGTGCGGACCATCTGCGGTGACGTCGAGGCCCGGCGCATCTGCGAAGCAGCGGAGTCGGCCATCGACGAAATCGGCAGCTTCTGCCAGGAGCACGGCATCGACGCCCAGTACCGCAAGGACGGTTGGCTGTGGACCGCCACCAACCAACGGCAGATGAACTCCTGGCGCGTGCTCACCGACGGCCTGCAAAAGCTCGATGTGAACCCGTTCCAAGAAATGGACCGCGAGACCATTCGTGGCCGGGTCGGCTCGCCGCTGGTGCTGGGCGGCATCTACGACCCCAACGCCGCCACCGTGCAGCCGGCCATGCTGGCGCGCGGCTTGCGCCGGGTGGCGCTGAAACTGGGGGTGAGGATCTTCGAGAAATCGCCGTTCACCCACCTGGTGCGTGGCAAGCACCCGGTCGTGCATACCGCCCAGGGGCATGTGAAGGCCAACCACGTGGTGCTGGCGCTCAACGCCTGGGGCGCGCAGTTCCCCGAGCTGCGCCGGATGATCGCGATCATGTCCAGCGACATGGTGGCGACCGCGCCAGTGAAGGCCAAGCTCGACGCCATCGGCTTCAGCCGCGGTGAATGCATGACCGACTCGCGCACCGTACTCAACTACTGGCGTAACACCCCGGACGGCCGGGTGGTGTTCGGCAAGCCGCTGGGCCAGTTCGCCTACGCCGGGCGCATCGGTAACCTGTACGAGAAGCCATCGCCGGCTGCGGACAAGGTCGCTGCCGAACTGCGTCGGCTGTACCCCCAGCTCGAGGACGTGCCGGTGGTCAGCAGCTGGACCGGGCCGATCGACCGCGCCATGAAAGGCCTGCCCAATTTCGGCTACCTCGATCATCACCAGACCGTCAGCTACGGCATCGGCTTCTCCGGCAACGGCGTCGCCACCACGGTATTCGCCAGCCGCATCATCAAGTCGCTGGCCACCCATGCCAACGACGAGTGGGCCAACTGTGGCCTGGTCAACCAGAAGATGAAGTTGCTGCCGCCAGAGCCGTTCCGTTTCTTCGGCGCACACATGGTGCGTGATGCGCTGGTACGCAAGGAGTCCCTGGAAGACCACGACGAGGACGCCGGCTTCATCACCCGCCAGTTGGTCGGCATGGCTCCGGCCGGCTATGTCCCTGCACAGAAAAAATAA
- a CDS encoding RidA family protein: MIERINPGKRASQLVIIDGRIETSGIVAEDLDGDIAEQTRCVLRQLEAWLGQVGATKANLSRMQIWLADMGEFAGMNEVYDAWVGDAPPVRACVGAPLAAAGYRIEIQAFGQL, encoded by the coding sequence ATGATCGAGCGCATCAACCCTGGCAAGCGTGCCAGCCAGCTGGTGATCATCGATGGCCGCATCGAGACCTCGGGCATCGTCGCCGAGGACCTCGACGGCGACATCGCTGAGCAGACCCGTTGCGTGCTGCGTCAGCTGGAGGCGTGGCTGGGGCAGGTCGGGGCGACCAAGGCCAACCTGTCGCGGATGCAGATCTGGCTGGCAGACATGGGCGAGTTTGCTGGCATGAACGAGGTCTATGATGCCTGGGTCGGCGATGCGCCACCGGTGCGCGCTTGCGTTGGCGCGCCGTTGGCCGCGGCGGGGTACCGTATCGAGATCCAGGCCTTCGGGCAACTTTGA
- a CDS encoding cupin domain-containing protein, protein MFRRHLKNREFSHIVSGACTFTPDGGEPVELRAGDAVLFPENCEGVWTIHETLRKTYVLF, encoded by the coding sequence GTGTTTCGTCGTCATCTGAAGAACCGCGAGTTCAGCCACATCGTCAGCGGCGCCTGCACCTTCACCCCGGATGGCGGTGAGCCGGTCGAGCTGCGTGCCGGCGATGCGGTGCTGTTCCCGGAAAACTGCGAAGGGGTGTGGACTATCCACGAGACCCTGCGCAAGACCTACGTGCTGTTCTGA
- a CDS encoding proline racemase family protein yields MAFKRTIHAVDTHAGTPMRVITGGVPHIPGDTVYAKMKWLEENDDQLRKLMLREPRGYPAHCCNIIVPPCHPEADAGYVIMEQIEYPVMSGGNTISVVTVLLEMGMLPMKEPLTELTLEAPAGLIRIKAQCENGKVKGVTFQNVPAFAAHLDAVIDVPHLGKVRVDVGWGGMFYVIADVRQFKGLELKPEHGGEIARVSSMIREAAIEQLPVAHPDYPGVGITISQLSGPSDDPKADWKNTVTMSSGTFSWDDPATWTGALDRCPCGTGTSAKMATLHAKGELPLGRDFRHQGILGNIYTGRLIEETTIGQHEAVVPTVTGTSWIYGLNTFVLDHDDPFTEGFTIGDIWA; encoded by the coding sequence ATGGCCTTCAAGAGAACCATCCACGCGGTCGACACCCACGCCGGCACCCCGATGCGGGTGATCACCGGCGGCGTCCCGCACATTCCTGGCGATACCGTGTACGCCAAGATGAAATGGCTGGAGGAGAATGACGACCAGCTGCGCAAGCTGATGCTGCGCGAACCACGCGGCTACCCGGCGCACTGCTGCAACATCATCGTGCCGCCCTGCCACCCCGAGGCCGACGCAGGCTATGTCATCATGGAGCAGATCGAGTACCCGGTGATGTCCGGCGGCAACACCATCTCGGTAGTCACCGTGCTGCTGGAGATGGGCATGCTGCCGATGAAAGAACCCCTGACCGAACTGACCCTCGAAGCCCCCGCCGGCCTCATCCGCATCAAGGCCCAGTGCGAGAACGGCAAGGTCAAAGGCGTCACTTTCCAGAACGTACCCGCCTTCGCTGCCCATCTCGATGCAGTCATCGACGTGCCCCACCTCGGCAAGGTCCGCGTCGATGTCGGCTGGGGTGGCATGTTCTACGTCATCGCCGACGTGCGCCAATTCAAAGGCCTGGAACTCAAGCCCGAGCACGGCGGCGAAATCGCCCGCGTTTCGTCGATGATTCGCGAGGCGGCCATCGAACAACTGCCGGTCGCCCACCCGGATTATCCTGGCGTAGGCATCACCATCTCGCAGCTGTCCGGGCCCTCCGACGATCCAAAAGCCGACTGGAAGAACACCGTCACCATGTCATCTGGCACGTTCTCGTGGGATGACCCGGCAACCTGGACCGGCGCCCTTGACCGCTGCCCATGCGGCACCGGCACTAGCGCGAAAATGGCGACCTTGCATGCCAAAGGCGAACTGCCGCTGGGCCGGGATTTCCGCCATCAGGGCATACTGGGCAACATCTACACCGGCCGCCTGATCGAGGAAACCACCATCGGCCAGCACGAGGCAGTGGTGCCGACCGTCACCGGTACCAGCTGGATCTACGGCCTGAACACCTTCGTGCTGGACCATGACGATCCGTTCACCGAAGGCTTCACCATCGGCGACATCTGGGCCTGA
- a CDS encoding sulfite exporter TauE/SafE family protein produces the protein MVSQLLFVSPAVTAYALGCVFVAALARGFSGFGFTLLAIMSLSFVLPLSTIVPAMFVLEIAAGLKLLPSIWGHVHWRSIRVLVITSILATPVGAYLLASLPVNYVKVILAVLIVICCLALITGFKLQRMPSFLQTAATGAGAGVLNGSLGLGGPPVIVFFLGSPLALEAGRASIIAAFLAMDVAALPAFWALDLFGRDALHLGLMSLPVLVLGVWLGARMAQRVEEALARKIIIVFLLLLALGSFI, from the coding sequence ATGGTCTCCCAGTTGCTGTTCGTCTCGCCTGCTGTCACCGCCTATGCGCTCGGCTGTGTGTTCGTTGCCGCGCTCGCCCGGGGTTTCTCCGGGTTTGGCTTCACCTTGTTGGCGATCATGTCGCTGTCGTTCGTCTTGCCGCTGTCGACCATCGTGCCGGCGATGTTCGTGCTGGAGATTGCCGCAGGGCTCAAGCTATTGCCTTCGATCTGGGGGCATGTGCATTGGCGGTCCATCCGCGTGCTGGTCATCACCTCGATCCTGGCAACGCCGGTGGGGGCCTATCTGCTGGCCAGCCTGCCGGTTAACTACGTGAAAGTGATTCTGGCGGTGCTGATCGTGATCTGCTGCCTTGCCTTGATCACGGGCTTCAAGCTGCAGCGTATGCCTTCGTTCCTGCAGACCGCGGCCACCGGTGCCGGGGCAGGAGTGCTCAATGGCTCCCTGGGGCTGGGCGGGCCGCCGGTCATCGTGTTCTTCCTTGGCTCGCCGTTGGCACTGGAGGCGGGGCGGGCATCGATCATCGCGGCGTTCCTCGCCATGGACGTGGCGGCACTGCCTGCGTTCTGGGCGCTCGACCTGTTCGGCCGCGACGCGCTGCACCTGGGCCTGATGAGCCTGCCGGTGCTGGTGCTGGGCGTGTGGCTGGGGGCACGCATGGCGCAGCGGGTGGAGGAGGCGCTGGCGCGCAAGATCATCATCGTATTTTTGCTGTTGCTGGCGCTGGGCAGCTTTATCTAG
- a CDS encoding YiiG family protein, with the protein MQAKNVWVGMLVAMGILLGGCDNGEAPRNASVTQGQGEQEAPSAEQIEIEKYNFYVDAANRGGNFGAILEKRRSEYAKDLKSDKPLSDYYLFSAYDISGLRDNLTQALALSSPMPELDEPAKAMLVALEKLAPIHADLANYADSKGYLADGGKKAKEMEPALDAAIEAVAVEQDKFYEGLGKRDEINTQQAFDNAEKDSLDYYRAGIVLYAKQSVRLSKDFYQSAGKEETAKPFEESLNKTAQMIEGWDKQAKAENPPLKCTVLLSDLNRFVGKGRESIANARKGGYKYDEQRQMMWKNNNPIKMDADWFARFYDSVINGMNATRCS; encoded by the coding sequence GTGCAAGCGAAGAATGTATGGGTAGGGATGCTGGTCGCGATGGGGATCCTGCTTGGCGGCTGTGACAATGGCGAGGCGCCGCGCAATGCGTCCGTAACCCAAGGGCAAGGCGAGCAGGAAGCGCCGAGCGCCGAGCAGATCGAGATCGAGAAATACAACTTCTATGTCGACGCCGCGAACCGTGGTGGCAATTTCGGCGCCATCCTGGAAAAGCGCCGCAGCGAGTATGCGAAGGATCTGAAATCGGACAAGCCACTGTCCGATTACTACCTTTTCAGCGCCTATGACATCAGCGGCCTGCGCGACAACCTGACCCAGGCCCTGGCCCTGTCGTCGCCAATGCCCGAGCTAGACGAGCCGGCCAAGGCAATGCTGGTGGCACTGGAGAAGCTCGCGCCGATCCACGCAGACCTCGCCAACTATGCCGACTCCAAAGGCTACCTGGCCGATGGCGGGAAAAAGGCCAAGGAAATGGAGCCCGCGCTGGACGCGGCCATCGAGGCGGTTGCCGTGGAGCAGGACAAGTTCTACGAGGGCCTGGGCAAGCGCGATGAGATCAACACCCAGCAAGCGTTCGACAACGCCGAGAAGGACTCGCTGGATTACTACCGCGCCGGCATCGTGCTGTATGCCAAGCAGTCGGTGCGCCTGTCCAAGGACTTCTATCAGTCGGCGGGCAAGGAGGAAACGGCCAAGCCGTTCGAGGAAAGCCTGAACAAGACCGCGCAGATGATCGAGGGCTGGGACAAGCAGGCCAAGGCCGAGAATCCTCCGCTCAAATGCACCGTCTTGCTGAGCGACCTGAATCGCTTCGTCGGCAAGGGGCGTGAGTCCATCGCCAACGCCCGCAAGGGCGGTTACAAGTACGATGAACAACGCCAGATGATGTGGAAGAACAACAACCCGATCAAGATGGATGCCGATTGGTTTGCGCGCTTCTATGACTCGGTCATCAACGGTATGAACGCCACGCGTTGCAGCTAA